The Echinicola rosea genome has a segment encoding these proteins:
- a CDS encoding rhamnogalacturonan acetylesterase, whose amino-acid sequence MRSFLLLLLVISTTTLHGQTYKFDFGNGPVAKGYGQVLPEMVYTAERGFGFLEGKQPEAINSGRNELKGDLIASDAPFFFTVDVPEGNYDVKVILGDREGTSSTTIRVENRRLMLEKTDTKEGKQKEEMFSVHVRYPEIAGTDKKVRLKSRELDYFHWDHQLTIEFNGDAPKVAAVEITPNTTAPTVFLAGNSTVVDQANEPWAAWGQMFPVFFKPGKVVIANHAESGETLKAFMGAGRLENVLSLMKPGDYLFIEFAHNDQKPGGSHVEPFTTYQEMIREYAAAAKAKGGIPVLVTSMHRRRFDENGKIINTLDDYPEAMRQLAKEDGIALIDLNAISKVLYEAWGVEASKKAFVHFPAGTFEGQREDFADNTHFSTYGAYQLARCVVEGLKQTDLKLKKYLKKGIPSYNSENPPAFEDFYWPLSPKVSVIKPDGN is encoded by the coding sequence ATGCGTAGTTTTCTTCTTTTACTTTTGGTAATATCCACTACCACATTACATGGTCAAACCTACAAGTTTGATTTTGGTAATGGCCCTGTGGCCAAAGGATATGGTCAAGTACTGCCTGAGATGGTCTATACGGCAGAAAGAGGTTTTGGCTTTCTGGAAGGAAAACAACCTGAGGCCATAAATAGTGGCAGAAATGAACTGAAAGGGGATTTGATTGCGAGTGATGCGCCTTTCTTTTTTACAGTTGATGTGCCAGAGGGCAATTATGACGTGAAGGTGATTTTGGGCGATAGGGAAGGGACTTCCTCCACCACTATCCGCGTGGAAAATCGCCGCTTGATGCTAGAAAAGACGGATACTAAAGAAGGCAAACAAAAGGAAGAAATGTTTTCCGTGCATGTCCGCTATCCCGAAATTGCCGGTACCGATAAAAAGGTCAGGCTGAAATCACGGGAACTGGATTATTTTCATTGGGACCACCAGCTGACAATAGAGTTTAACGGAGATGCACCCAAAGTGGCTGCGGTAGAAATAACTCCAAACACCACCGCGCCAACTGTGTTTTTGGCAGGAAACAGCACCGTCGTGGATCAAGCAAATGAGCCTTGGGCAGCTTGGGGGCAAATGTTTCCAGTGTTTTTTAAGCCGGGGAAAGTTGTTATAGCCAATCATGCCGAATCAGGAGAGACATTGAAGGCCTTTATGGGAGCGGGAAGACTGGAAAATGTGCTTAGTTTGATGAAGCCGGGAGATTACCTGTTTATTGAATTTGCCCATAACGACCAGAAGCCGGGAGGCAGTCACGTGGAGCCTTTTACCACCTATCAAGAAATGATTCGAGAATATGCTGCTGCCGCAAAGGCAAAGGGAGGAATTCCCGTTTTGGTCACTTCCATGCATAGAAGAAGGTTTGACGAAAATGGCAAGATCATCAATACACTCGATGATTATCCCGAAGCCATGCGACAACTGGCCAAGGAAGATGGGATAGCTTTGATTGACCTGAATGCGATAAGCAAAGTCTTGTACGAGGCCTGGGGTGTGGAGGCATCCAAAAAGGCATTTGTCCATTTTCCGGCAGGGACATTTGAAGGACAAAGAGAGGACTTTGCGGACAATACCCACTTCAGTACTTATGGTGCTTACCAATTGGCCAGATGTGTGGTGGAAGGGTTAAAGCAAACTGATCTAAAGCTGAAAAAATACCTGAAGAAAGGTATTCCAAGCTATAACTCCGAAAACCCACCTGCCTTCGAGGATTTTTATTGGCCATTGAGCCCAAAGGTGTCGGTGATCAAGCCAGATGGTAATTGA